The proteins below come from a single Corylus avellana chromosome ca3, CavTom2PMs-1.0 genomic window:
- the LOC132173387 gene encoding protein phosphatase inhibitor 2-like isoform X1 → MKKKKGCLRWDEANLAEIEANKPSRQKITEPKTPYPPMIGEDGSLSPLRDSVNGSIGHSAHAEALRNALNEAVSSQKHCQGWTSSSEDEAADPMKQAEDFAKIRHGMSFNDRKREHYDEFWRVKELKKKGCLLENENDEDDDAGRGRYDSSSSFSDGVREIHIEGDDESHRTIVIHGDAESLPQRQILPCSNT, encoded by the exons atgaaaaaaaagaa ggGGTGTTTAAGATGGGATGAAGCTAATCTTGCTGAAATTGAGGCAAATAAACCTTCAAGGCAAAAGATTACTGAACCCAAGACACCATATCCCCCAATGATTGGGGAAGATG GTTCACTGTCTCCTTTAAGGGACTCTGTTAATGGAAGCATTGGCCATTCTGCACATGCTGAAGCTCTAAGAAATGCTTTAAATGAAGCAGTTTCAAGTCAAAAACATTGTCAGGGATGGACATCATCATCTGAAGATGAGGCTGCAGATCCCATGAAGCAAGCTGAAG ATTTTGCAAAGATAAGGCATGGCATGAGCTTTAACGATCGTAAGAGAGAACATTATGACGAGTTCTGGAGGGTGAAAGAGCTCAAGAAAAAGGGATGCTTGCTGGAGAATGAGaatgatgaggatgatgatgcaGGCAGAGGGAGGTATGATTCATCTTCTTCGTTTAGTGATGGGGTGAGAGAAATACACATTGAAGGTGATGATGAGAGTCATCGAACAATAGTCATTCATGGAGATGCTGAGAGTTTGCCTCAAAGACAAATCCTTCCATGCTCAAACACTTAG
- the LOC132173387 gene encoding protein phosphatase inhibitor 2-like isoform X2, whose product MIGEDGSLSPLRDSVNGSIGHSAHAEALRNALNEAVSSQKHCQGWTSSSEDEAADPMKQAEDFAKIRHGMSFNDRKREHYDEFWRVKELKKKGCLLENENDEDDDAGRGRYDSSSSFSDGVREIHIEGDDESHRTIVIHGDAESLPQRQILPCSNT is encoded by the exons ATGATTGGGGAAGATG GTTCACTGTCTCCTTTAAGGGACTCTGTTAATGGAAGCATTGGCCATTCTGCACATGCTGAAGCTCTAAGAAATGCTTTAAATGAAGCAGTTTCAAGTCAAAAACATTGTCAGGGATGGACATCATCATCTGAAGATGAGGCTGCAGATCCCATGAAGCAAGCTGAAG ATTTTGCAAAGATAAGGCATGGCATGAGCTTTAACGATCGTAAGAGAGAACATTATGACGAGTTCTGGAGGGTGAAAGAGCTCAAGAAAAAGGGATGCTTGCTGGAGAATGAGaatgatgaggatgatgatgcaGGCAGAGGGAGGTATGATTCATCTTCTTCGTTTAGTGATGGGGTGAGAGAAATACACATTGAAGGTGATGATGAGAGTCATCGAACAATAGTCATTCATGGAGATGCTGAGAGTTTGCCTCAAAGACAAATCCTTCCATGCTCAAACACTTAG